One Littorina saxatilis isolate snail1 linkage group LG12, US_GU_Lsax_2.0, whole genome shotgun sequence genomic region harbors:
- the LOC138981507 gene encoding uncharacterized protein codes for MYVSSERRLTMTDDEPSPKALSTEIASSTASSIYITWEANDDAVLDDVISPSVIQGYRVHYQKVASTYVQYSHFMPPDASGYSISNLVADTYYKVCVVMYRNDTSSPERDCVDAATTSWHIPVSIGSSIGAVLALSIIVLIVLLSRCPSLMRRQRASASESSKYDSMTSSRYPDDHNEFSDTTTHCHDHDDDVFSQSSEGHPLDSYRHCHHPHTYPNHNHAPLPERLCNGNKNQAFIGVGAGGASGGISPRHAHHHAHHYHHRAHSLGACGRSHSLERPRPHHSRRSQLMQLHSAHQSIQSEPAVSSSSTPRPLHVSISDLPPAVHIPDPDAPVSTLVTGGSSGSGGGGGVSGSGGGGGEVGVAVGGARAKTSLKDTPRTFHMSIDYDV; via the exons ATGTACGTGTCCAGCGAGCGCAGACTGACCATGACCGACGACGAGCCCTCGCCCAAGGCCCTCAGTACCGAGATTGCCTCCTCCACCGCCTCCTCCATCTACATCACGTGGGAGGCCAACGATGACGCggtccttgatgacgtcatctcgCCCAGCGTCATCCAGGGCTACCGGGTGCACTACCAGAAGGTGGCCAGCACCTACGTGCAGTACAGCCACTTCATGCCGCCCGACGCCAGCGGCTACAGCATCAGCAACCTCGTCGCCGACACCTACTACAAG GTGTGCGTGGTGATGTATCGCAACGACACCTCCTCGCCGGAGCGCGACTGCGTGGATGCCGCCACCACCTCCTGGCACATCCCCGTCTCCATCGGCAGCAGCATCGGCGCCGTCCTCGCTCTCTCCATCATCGTCCTCATCGTCCTCCTCTCCCGATGCCCCTCCCTCATGCGCCGCCAGCGCGCCTCCGCCTCTGAGTCCTCCAAGTACGACTCCATGACCTCCTCCCGTTACCCTGACGACCACAACGAGTTCAGCGACACCACCACCCACTGCCACGACCACGACGACGACGTCTTCTCGCAGAGCTCCGAGGGCCACCCGCTCGACTCCTACCGCCACTGCCACCACCCTCATACCTACCCCAACCACAACCACGCCCCACTGCCTGAGCGGCTCTGCAACGGCAACAAGAACCAAGCCTTCATCGGGGTCGGGGCGGGAGGGGCGTCTGGAGGCATCTCGCCCAGACACGCCCATCACCACgcccaccactaccaccaccgcgCCCATTCGCTGGGCGCCTGTGGGCGGAGCCACTCCCTGGAGAGGCCCCGCCCCCACCACAGCCGTCGCAGCCAGCTGATGCAGCTACACAGCGCGCACCAGTCCATTCAGTCTGAGCCCGCCGTTTCCAGCTCGTCCACGCCCCGCCCCCTGCACGTCAGTATCTCGGACCTCCCCCCTGCCGTGCACATCCCTGACCCAGACGCCCCGGTGTCCACCCTCGTCACAGGGGGGAGCAGCGGCAGTggcgggggagggggcgtgtccggcagtggaggaggaggaggagaagtaGGTGTGGCTGTGGGAGGGGCTAGAGCCAAAACCAGCCTGAAGGACACGCCTCGGACATTCCATATGAGTATTGATTACGACGTGTGA